The following are encoded together in the Chanodichthys erythropterus isolate Z2021 chromosome 16, ASM2448905v1, whole genome shotgun sequence genome:
- the foxq1a gene encoding forkhead box protein Q1a has protein sequence MKLEVFCGGHYDSKPVDLCSDAEGSIPSPMSAEEELGSDGDCVAHSPAPVPPGAESKGKPYTRRPKPPYSYIALIAMAIRDSDSGRLTLAEINDYLMKKFPFFRGSYTGWRNSVRHNLSLNDCFLKVLRDPSRPWGKDNYWMLNPHSEYTFADGVFRRRRKRISKKTGKEPEGPSQAAAVDTRDSIVTPPSSAKFTSSFAIDSILSRPFRKEERPVHKPDTWQGGVDMLPYVMRGSPVALTHTQVLRSYGSPEDPAISYRHQRDFFPFQLTSDCLSIPHTTAVAPVPASAYSPFKIDYLLS, from the coding sequence ATGAAGCTGGAAGTTTTCTGTGGGGGTCACTACGACTCCAAGCCCGTGGATCTCTGCAGCGACGCAGAGGGCAGTATCCCGTCGCCGATGTCCGCGGAGGAAGAGCTGGGCTCAGATGGAGACTGCGTAGCGCACAGTCCGGCACCTGTTCCTCCGGGCGCTGAGAGCAAAGGCAAGCCCTATACCCGGAGACCCAAGCCCCCGTACTCTTACATCGCTCTGATTGCCATGGCCATCCGGGACTCGGACTCGGGCCGTCTCACTTTAGCCGAAATCAATGACTACCTCATGAAAAAGTTCCCGTTTTTTAGAGGCAGCTACACCGGCTGGAGGAACTCGGTGCGCCACAATCTGTCTCTAAACGACTGCTTTCTGAAGGTGCTTCGGGATCCCTCCAGACCGTGGGGCAAGGACAACTACTGGATGCTGAATCCGCACAGCGAATACACCTTTGCGGACGGAGTGTTTCGTCGAAGGAGAAAGCGCATCAGCAAAAAAACAGGCAAGGAGCCAGAGGGGCCGAGCCAAGCTGCAGCAGTGGACACCAGGGACTCTATCGTTACGCCTCCTTCCAGCGCCAAGTTTACGAGTTCTTTCGCCATTGACAGCATCCTCAGCCGACCTTTCAGGAAAGAGGAACGCCCCGTTCACAAACCTGACACCTGGCAGGGGGGAGTGGACATGTTGCCTTATGTCATGCGGGGCTCCCCTGTCGCTCTCACTCACACGCAGGTGCTTCGATCCTACGGGTCCCCCGAAGACCCTGCCATCAGCTACCGTCACCAACGAGACTTTTTCCCTTTCCAGCTGACATCCGATTGTCTCTCGATCCCGCACACCACAGCAGTAGCACCCGTGCCAGCGTCTGCATACAGCCCGTTCAAGATTGACTATTTGTTGTCATAA
- the foxf2a gene encoding forkhead box protein F2a — MTTESSQQQLDPPPPLRSSPTSSGMHSALQNTQTVLESTATTGSKGKKSNSGMRRPEKPPYSYIALIVMAIQSSPTKRLTLSEIYQFLQARFPFFRGSYQGWKNSVRHNLSLNECFIKLPKGLGRPGKGHYWTIDPGSEFMFEEGSFRRRPRGFRRKCQALKPMYRMMNGIGFGASMLPQNFDFQSPSSSLACHANGYNLDMMTNPVPGVHAGYDGLSAGHHVSHMSSSPGSTYMTACQVASNGEYGPDSSNSPLHSPPAMSGSLECHSPYGAASAHWASSGVSPYIKQQPLTSSSPTSSGLHSSMPPYSLEQSYLHHNGRDSADISGMSRYQSHSSPVCDRKDFVLNFNGITSFHPSTSGSYYHHQLHHHQGVCQDVKPCVM, encoded by the exons ATGACGACCGAAAGCTCTCAGCAGCAGCTTGACCCGCCGCCTCCCCTCAGATCCAGCCCGACATCCAGTGGTATGCACTCGGCGCTTCAGAACACACAGACAGTGCTGGAGAGCACAGCTACGACCGGTAGCAAAGGCAAAAAGTCCAATTCGGGCATGAGGCGCCCCGAAAAGCCACCTTATTCCTATATCGCTCTTATAGTCATGGCGATACAAAGCTCTCCGACCAAAAGGTTGACGCTGAGTGAAATTTATCAGTTCCTCCAGGCTCGCTTCCCGTTTTTTAGGGGTTCTTATCAGGGCTGGAAAAATTCTGTCAGACACAATTTGTCTCTCAACGAATGTTTCATCAAACTTCCTAAGGGCCTCGGGCGGCCGGGTAAAGGCCACTATTGGACCATCGACCCCGGGAGCGAGTTCATGTTCGAGGAGGGCTCTTTTCGACGCAGGCCCCGCGGTTTCCGAAGGAAATGCCAGGCTCTCAAACCCATGTACCGCATGATGAACGGAATCGGCTTCGGCGCTTCCATGCTGCCGCAAAACTTTGACTTCCAGTCGCCCTCCTCATCCCTGGCCTGCCATGCCAATGGCTATAATCTGGACATGATGACCAACCCGGTGCCTGGCGTTCACGCGGGATACGATGGCCTTAGTGCAGGTCATCATGTCTCACACATGTCATCAAGTCCGGGCTCCACGTACATGACGGCATGCCAAGTTGCTTCCAACGGCGAGTACGGCCCAGACAGCAGCAACAGTCCGCTTCACTCACCCCCGGCGATGAGCGGCTCCCTGGAGTGCCATTCGCCGTATGGAGCCGCCTCGGCACATTGGGCTTCATCAGGCGTGTCTCCTTATATTAAACAGCAGCCACTAACTTCCAGCAGCCCGACCTCCTCTGGATTACACTCGAGTATGCCTCCCTattctctggagcaaagctatcTCCATCACAACGGCAGAGACTCGGCCGACATCTCAG GAATGTCTCGATACCAAAGCCACTCATCGCCAGTCTGTGACAGAAAAGACTTTGTGCTGAACTTCAACGGTATAACGTCGTTTCATCCATCCACCAGTGGATCCTACTATCATCATCAGCTTCATCATCACCAAGGAGTCTGTCAAGATGTAAAGCCATGCGTTATGTAA